In a single window of the Vicugna pacos chromosome 8, VicPac4, whole genome shotgun sequence genome:
- the PTP4A1 gene encoding protein tyrosine phosphatase type IVA 1 isoform X1 → MARMNRPAPVEVTYKNMRFLITHNPTNATLNKFIEELKKYGVTTIVRVCEATYDTTLVEKEGIHVLDWPFDDGAPPSNQIVDDWLSLVKIKFREDPGCCIAVHCVAGLGRAPVLVALALIEGGMKYEDAVQFIRQKRRGAFNSKQLLYLEKYRPKMRLRFKDSNGHRNNCCIQ, encoded by the exons ATGGCTCGAATGAACCGCCCAGCTCCTGTGGAAGTCACATACAAGAACATGAGATTTCTTATTACACACAATCCAACTAATGCGACCCTAAACAAATTTATAGAG GAACTTAAGAAATACGGAGTTACCACGATAGTGAGAGTATGTGAAGCAACTTATGACACTACTCTTGTGGAGAAAGAAGGCATCCATGTTCTT GATTGGCCCTTTGATGATGGTGCACCACCGTCTAACCAGATTGTTGATGATTGGTTAAGTCTTGTGAAAATTAAGTTTCGTGAAGACCCTGGTTGTTGTATTGCTGTCCATTGTGTTGCAGGCCTTGGGAG AGCTCCGGTGCTTGTCGCCCTAGCATTAATCGAAGGTGGAATGAAATACGAAGATGCAGTCCAGTTTATAAGACA aaagcGGCGTGGAGCTTTTAACAGCAAGCAGCTTTTGTATTTGGAGAAGTATCGTCCTAAAATGCGGCTGCGCTTCAAAGACTCCAATGGTCATAGAAACAACTGTTGCATTCAGTAG
- the PTP4A1 gene encoding protein tyrosine phosphatase type IVA 1 isoform X2, translated as MARMNRPAPVEVTYKNMRFLITHNPTNATLNKFIEELKKYGVTTIVRVCEATYDTTLVEKEGIHVLDWPFDDGAPPSNQIVDDWLSLVKIKFREDPGCCIAVHCVAGLGRAPVLVALALIEGGMKYEDAVQFIRHGVELLTASSFCIWRSIVLKCGCASKTPMVIETTVAFSRSGVPGAMPWEWNLRQDRICHTY; from the exons ATGGCTCGAATGAACCGCCCAGCTCCTGTGGAAGTCACATACAAGAACATGAGATTTCTTATTACACACAATCCAACTAATGCGACCCTAAACAAATTTATAGAG GAACTTAAGAAATACGGAGTTACCACGATAGTGAGAGTATGTGAAGCAACTTATGACACTACTCTTGTGGAGAAAGAAGGCATCCATGTTCTT GATTGGCCCTTTGATGATGGTGCACCACCGTCTAACCAGATTGTTGATGATTGGTTAAGTCTTGTGAAAATTAAGTTTCGTGAAGACCCTGGTTGTTGTATTGCTGTCCATTGTGTTGCAGGCCTTGGGAG AGCTCCGGTGCTTGTCGCCCTAGCATTAATCGAAGGTGGAATGAAATACGAAGATGCAGTCCAGTTTATAAGACA cGGCGTGGAGCTTTTAACAGCAAGCAGCTTTTGTATTTGGAGAAGTATCGTCCTAAAATGCGGCTGCGCTTCAAAGACTCCAATGGTCATAGAAACAACTGTTGCATTCAGTAGAAGTGGGGTGCCTGGTGCCATGCCTTGGGAGTGGAACTTGAGACAGGACCGGATTTGTCATACATACTAG